The proteins below come from a single Acidobacteriota bacterium genomic window:
- a CDS encoding AAA family ATPase: MNTDLELAVLGALVIQPTLIESCDLTDSDFPAGRLRSTFQAISELWEEGRPKEIDPLLLARRLGGKDGDSSFVSSLYSGQIKLDAGDFCRRVFDMRKHQITLRIFMEINDQAKSGVLDINEILPDLDKYDAIQHGHVLDPSDVLIPGSTLQSIETKVEWTAEKLIPRRALTLLHGPGGLGKTWLALCLAKAVSGGVPFLGLTTMQRRVIYVDFENPWPQLIERVKKLNIRDVLFWHLSFNPRPPKLDSRDWELYKKLPAESLLIFDTTRAAHDGDENSSQDVSLFMGRLKEIRELDNDVLLLHHTTKLNERASKGSTAWSDLADHVLSFYKVKKCTLEEIEDGCFDPHALLSLGTGKKTRYEPFRMFLTLDPDAGGFTIAEDPNVSAIDAIAKFIAGDGAGKNQSEIIEWAKATGIGPKMRGSFITLLNRGEGKWWRSHKGFKGARFYEPIS; this comes from the coding sequence ATGAATACCGACCTCGAGCTTGCTGTACTTGGCGCCCTGGTGATTCAACCGACACTCATTGAAAGCTGCGATCTCACGGATTCCGATTTTCCGGCTGGCCGCCTCCGCTCAACCTTCCAGGCGATCAGCGAGCTGTGGGAAGAAGGTCGACCCAAGGAAATCGACCCGCTTCTACTCGCCCGAAGGCTAGGGGGGAAGGATGGAGATTCCTCATTCGTTTCGAGTCTTTACAGTGGACAGATCAAGCTCGATGCCGGAGATTTCTGCCGGCGCGTGTTTGACATGCGGAAACACCAAATCACGCTCAGGATCTTCATGGAGATCAATGATCAGGCAAAGAGTGGGGTGCTTGATATTAATGAGATCTTGCCGGATCTTGATAAATACGACGCCATCCAACACGGCCACGTGCTAGATCCTTCCGATGTTCTCATTCCAGGATCCACCCTTCAGTCAATCGAAACAAAGGTTGAATGGACGGCCGAGAAGTTGATTCCACGAAGGGCACTGACGCTGCTCCATGGTCCCGGCGGCCTGGGGAAAACATGGCTTGCTTTGTGTCTTGCCAAGGCCGTCTCCGGGGGTGTTCCGTTTCTCGGCCTCACCACCATGCAGCGCCGGGTTATCTATGTCGACTTCGAGAATCCCTGGCCGCAACTCATTGAGCGCGTTAAGAAGCTCAACATCCGGGATGTGCTATTCTGGCATCTCAGTTTCAACCCACGGCCGCCTAAGCTCGACTCGCGAGATTGGGAGCTCTACAAGAAGCTCCCAGCGGAAAGCCTTCTCATCTTCGACACAACACGGGCAGCGCACGACGGCGACGAGAACAGCTCTCAAGATGTGAGCCTGTTTATGGGGCGCCTCAAGGAGATCCGGGAGCTTGATAACGACGTACTCCTGCTTCACCACACCACCAAACTAAACGAGCGAGCCTCCAAGGGCAGCACGGCCTGGAGTGACCTGGCCGATCACGTTCTCAGCTTCTACAAAGTCAAGAAGTGCACCCTCGAGGAGATTGAGGATGGCTGCTTTGACCCGCACGCGCTCCTGAGCCTAGGCACCGGCAAGAAGACGCGGTACGAGCCTTTCCGCATGTTCCTGACACTCGACCCCGACGCGGGCGGCTTCACCATCGCGGAAGATCCCAACGTTTCAGCCATCGACGCCATCGCCAAATTTATTGCCGGGGATGGCGCCGGCAAGAATCAGAGCGAGATCATAGAATGGGCCAAGGCCACCGGCATCGGGCCGAAGATGCGCGGATCATTCATCACGCTTCTCAATCGCGGCGAAGGGAAGTGGTGGCGATCACACAAAGGATTTAAGGGAGCACGATTTTATGAGCCGATCAGTTGA
- a CDS encoding helix-turn-helix domain-containing protein, with protein sequence MGIERRWLTASEAASYLNLNKKSIYRSCHQRKLPHAKVAGIGLRIDKRALDALLERESIGPREYGQRLEGK encoded by the coding sequence ATGGGCATTGAAAGAAGATGGCTCACGGCATCGGAGGCGGCCTCATATCTCAACCTCAACAAGAAGAGCATATACAGGTCTTGCCATCAACGGAAGCTACCCCACGCTAAGGTTGCCGGCATAGGCCTACGGATCGACAAGCGGGCGCTCGATGCACTTCTTGAGCGCGAGAGCATCGGGCCAAGGGAGTATGGACAGCGTCTCGAGGGGAAATAG
- a CDS encoding ribonuclease H-like domain-containing protein produces the protein MKAEDKLNWLRNRRSGRNRSQVIEETWKKIGRDEDLSVKEKLERLVTLTRKDGGKAVRPRESAPLAAGREPLRVIENPYRLETSYGKIPLALSLQVPGEILSFLSRDPEFGGLDLSTSVMIDLETTGLSGGTGTVPFLVGLGYFRDGGFKVRQYFLGDIGEEGRMIRELGEFFGDMGFRSVVSYNGKAFDLPILETRFALQRTSCRLNGLPHLDFLISARQLWKHKYENCRLCHLAREIVQAGRDEDIPSAEIPGRYFQYLRTGDSSLIEPIIYHNEEDILSLLGLLVAGAVLVSRAGEDGAEDADAMDVFGVARMLGRAGEKGRSAQLLEKALAGRLSPDVSLLARKYLSNHFKKMRSWDKALPLWQEAVAADDISGFRELSMHFEHREKNYEDALRIAEEGWALAIEKGSEAWRRDFERRVARIRGKMKKAGKPGR, from the coding sequence ATGAAGGCCGAAGACAAACTGAATTGGCTCCGGAACCGGCGTTCGGGACGCAATCGGTCCCAGGTCATTGAGGAAACCTGGAAAAAAATCGGGCGGGATGAAGATCTGTCCGTCAAGGAAAAGCTCGAACGGCTTGTCACCCTGACCCGAAAAGACGGAGGAAAAGCCGTCCGGCCCCGCGAGTCGGCGCCTTTGGCGGCCGGACGCGAGCCTCTTCGGGTCATCGAGAATCCCTATCGTCTGGAAACCAGCTACGGAAAAATCCCCCTGGCTTTGAGCCTCCAGGTCCCCGGTGAGATTCTGAGTTTCCTCAGCCGAGATCCGGAATTCGGCGGGTTGGATCTTTCGACATCCGTCATGATCGACCTGGAAACGACCGGCCTTTCCGGAGGAACGGGCACGGTTCCCTTTCTTGTCGGGCTGGGATATTTTCGTGACGGGGGGTTCAAGGTCCGTCAATATTTCCTTGGAGACATTGGCGAGGAAGGCCGGATGATCAGGGAACTCGGCGAATTCTTCGGCGACATGGGCTTCCGTTCCGTCGTGAGTTATAACGGCAAGGCCTTCGATCTTCCGATCCTGGAAACCCGTTTCGCGCTTCAGAGAACGTCCTGCCGTCTCAACGGGCTGCCTCATCTCGACTTTCTCATTTCGGCCCGCCAGCTCTGGAAACATAAGTATGAAAACTGCCGCCTCTGTCACCTGGCCCGAGAGATCGTTCAGGCCGGCCGGGATGAAGACATCCCCTCGGCGGAAATCCCCGGGCGATATTTTCAGTATTTGAGAACGGGCGACTCTTCCCTGATTGAGCCCATCATTTATCACAACGAGGAGGACATTCTCTCGCTTCTGGGCCTTCTTGTCGCCGGGGCGGTTCTGGTGTCTCGGGCGGGGGAGGACGGCGCGGAGGACGCCGACGCCATGGATGTTTTCGGCGTGGCCCGGATGCTCGGCAGGGCGGGCGAAAAAGGACGTTCGGCCCAACTTTTGGAAAAAGCTCTGGCCGGACGGCTGTCTCCGGATGTCTCGCTTCTGGCCCGGAAATATCTCTCGAATCATTTCAAGAAAATGCGGTCTTGGGACAAGGCCCTGCCGCTCTGGCAGGAAGCGGTTGCGGCCGATGATATCTCCGGATTCCGGGAGCTGTCCATGCATTTCGAGCACCGGGAAAAGAATTACGAAGACGCTCTCCGCATCGCGGAGGAGGGGTGGGCCCTGGCCATCGAGAAGGGCTCCGAAGCCTGGCGCAGGGACTTTGAGCGGCGGGTCGCCCGCATCCGCGGCAAGATGAAAAAAGCCGGAAAACCGGGCCGTTGA
- a CDS encoding secondary thiamine-phosphate synthase enzyme YjbQ, translating into MTIKADTLSFATRGNGDMKDITGLVQESLERSGLKDGIVVVFATGSTAAVTTIEYEPGLESDFARLMERLAPAGASYEHDKRWGDGNGFSHVRASLVGPSLTVPFTGGRLRLGTWQQIVCVDFDNRSRTRTVALQFMGE; encoded by the coding sequence ATGACCATAAAAGCCGACACATTGAGCTTCGCCACTCGCGGAAACGGCGATATGAAGGATATCACCGGTCTTGTGCAGGAGAGCCTCGAGCGGTCCGGATTGAAAGACGGCATCGTCGTTGTTTTCGCCACGGGATCGACCGCGGCCGTGACCACCATCGAGTATGAGCCGGGTCTGGAGTCTGATTTCGCCCGGCTGATGGAACGGCTCGCTCCGGCCGGCGCCTCATACGAACACGACAAAAGATGGGGGGACGGCAACGGGTTTTCCCATGTCCGGGCTTCTCTGGTGGGACCGTCGTTGACCGTGCCTTTCACCGGCGGGCGGCTCCGTCTTGGAACGTGGCAGCAGATCGTCTGTGTCGATTTCGACAACCGGTCCCGCACGCGGACCGTGGCCCTGCAATTCATGGGGGAATAA
- a CDS encoding rhamnulokinase family protein, whose protein sequence is MSSSGYLAFDLGAGSGRAVYGRLDRERLKIREIHRFLNTPLEKQGHIHWDVFRTFDEMKRAMRVCAEDDSLPVSSLGIDTWGVDFGLLAEDGSLLGLPFCYRDKRTEGAMEDYFRLVPRDILYEKTGIQFLPFNSLFQIYAMVRSRSPLLGKASDLLFMPDLFNYLFTGKKATEPTIASTSQMLDPRTKMWIPGLFQAMGYSRKILPEIIPSGTDLGPLSRDIAAETGLRNASVIATAGHDTAAAVAAVPAEGDGWAYISSGTWSLVGIELPEPVVSSQALSENFTNEAGLGGKIRFLKNVTGLWLLQKCRESWGGENALSYEELDRLAEASIPFPFFVDPDSPEFMNPPDMPQAIAAFCRRTEQRVPEGIGPTVRGILESLAFKSRFVLEQITRVTGRPIERIHMIGGGAKNSLLGRFTASAAGIPVVSGPVEAAAIGNLLCQAMALGHIDGLETLRSIVRNSFACNLHEPVEKSSWSIAYADFLEITAMSPKRPA, encoded by the coding sequence ATGAGCAGTTCCGGATATCTGGCTTTCGACCTCGGCGCCGGCAGCGGCCGGGCCGTCTACGGCCGCCTGGACCGGGAGCGCCTCAAAATCCGGGAGATCCACCGGTTTCTCAACACGCCCCTTGAAAAACAGGGGCATATCCACTGGGATGTTTTCCGGACCTTCGACGAAATGAAACGAGCCATGCGTGTCTGTGCTGAGGACGACTCCCTTCCCGTGTCAAGCCTGGGCATTGACACATGGGGGGTGGATTTCGGTCTGTTGGCCGAAGACGGAAGCCTCCTCGGCCTTCCTTTCTGTTACCGGGATAAAAGGACGGAAGGCGCCATGGAGGACTATTTCCGGCTGGTTCCCAGGGACATCCTCTATGAAAAAACAGGCATCCAGTTCCTGCCCTTCAACAGCCTCTTCCAGATCTACGCCATGGTCCGCTCCCGGTCTCCCCTCCTGGGAAAGGCCTCCGACCTGTTGTTCATGCCCGATCTTTTCAACTACCTTTTTACGGGAAAAAAGGCGACCGAGCCCACCATCGCCTCGACCTCCCAGATGCTCGATCCCCGGACAAAAATGTGGATTCCCGGACTTTTCCAGGCCATGGGATATTCACGGAAAATCCTGCCTGAAATCATCCCGTCCGGAACCGATCTCGGTCCGCTCTCCCGGGATATTGCCGCGGAAACGGGGTTGCGGAATGCATCCGTCATCGCAACCGCCGGCCATGACACGGCGGCCGCCGTCGCCGCCGTCCCGGCAGAGGGAGACGGTTGGGCCTACATCAGCTCGGGAACATGGTCGCTCGTCGGCATCGAACTTCCCGAACCGGTCGTTTCTTCTCAAGCTCTTTCAGAAAATTTCACGAATGAAGCGGGCCTCGGAGGAAAAATCCGGTTCCTGAAAAATGTGACAGGGCTATGGTTGCTCCAGAAGTGCCGGGAAAGCTGGGGCGGAGAGAACGCCCTTTCCTATGAAGAACTGGATCGCCTGGCCGAAGCATCGATTCCCTTTCCTTTTTTTGTGGATCCGGACAGCCCTGAGTTCATGAATCCTCCGGACATGCCCCAGGCCATCGCCGCCTTCTGCCGCCGCACGGAACAACGCGTTCCAGAAGGCATCGGTCCGACCGTTCGCGGCATCCTGGAAAGCCTGGCCTTCAAATCAAGGTTCGTTCTCGAGCAGATAACCCGGGTCACCGGTCGTCCGATCGAAAGAATTCACATGATCGGCGGGGGCGCGAAAAACAGTCTTCTCGGCCGATTCACGGCTTCGGCCGCCGGAATTCCCGTTGTTTCCGGTCCCGTCGAGGCCGCGGCGATCGGGAATCTTCTCTGCCAAGCCATGGCCTTGGGACATATCGACGGTCTTGAAACGCTTCGTTCCATCGTCCGGAACTCCTTCGCCTGCAATCTCCATGAACCCGTTGAGAAATCCTCCTGGAGCATCGCCTACGCCGATTTTCTGGAGATTACGGCGATGTCGCCGAAACGGCCGGCTTGA
- a CDS encoding L-rhamnose isomerase, whose product MTSDKDDRAYLVSKDRYAEFGVDTEKALKILDTVALSIHCWQGDDVRGFEQDPSGPANSGLHVSGGFPGKPRTIDELRRDLQAAYALIPGHHRLNLHAIYADTNGRSIERNAIEPSHFRSWVEWAKHENLKIDFNATCFAHPLAESGFTLSHPDKTVRKFWIEHVKCSRKIAASIGRELQSPCIHNLWIPDGCRDIPADRWKSRVLLKNALDDIFSVEHSLSQIKDALESKLFGIGSESFVVGSHEFYLGYALTAGKMICLDLGHFHPTESVADKISAILQYTHELLIHVSRGIRWDSDHVVIFDDAVRSLAEEIVGGPGLDRVHLALDYFDGTMNRIGAWVLGARAVLKAVLSALLLPRDRILEAEQAGDNFLRLALREESKSLPFAAVWDRHCRKHGVPPGDRWIPDIAAYEKRILADRA is encoded by the coding sequence ATGACAAGTGATAAAGACGACCGCGCTTATCTTGTTTCCAAGGACCGTTACGCGGAATTCGGCGTCGATACGGAAAAGGCGCTTAAAATCCTCGATACGGTCGCCCTCTCCATCCACTGCTGGCAGGGAGACGACGTCCGGGGATTCGAACAGGATCCGTCCGGGCCGGCAAATTCGGGATTGCATGTCTCAGGCGGGTTCCCCGGCAAACCCCGAACCATCGATGAACTCCGCCGGGATCTCCAAGCCGCCTACGCCCTGATTCCGGGACATCATCGGTTGAATCTTCACGCCATCTATGCCGATACCAACGGCCGTTCCATCGAACGCAACGCGATCGAACCGTCCCATTTTCGAAGCTGGGTGGAATGGGCCAAACACGAAAACCTGAAAATCGATTTCAACGCCACCTGTTTCGCCCATCCTCTCGCCGAATCGGGGTTCACCCTGAGCCATCCCGACAAGACCGTCCGAAAATTCTGGATCGAGCACGTCAAGTGTTCCCGGAAAATCGCCGCCTCCATCGGCCGGGAACTTCAGTCCCCCTGCATTCACAATCTCTGGATACCCGACGGCTGCCGCGACATCCCGGCCGATCGCTGGAAATCCCGCGTCCTCCTGAAAAACGCCCTGGACGACATTTTCTCCGTGGAACATAGTTTGTCCCAGATCAAAGACGCTCTGGAAAGCAAGCTGTTCGGCATCGGCAGCGAATCGTTCGTCGTCGGTTCCCACGAATTTTATCTCGGTTACGCCTTGACGGCGGGAAAAATGATCTGCCTCGATCTCGGGCATTTTCATCCGACCGAATCCGTCGCCGATAAAATCTCCGCTATCCTTCAATACACACATGAATTGCTGATCCATGTCAGCCGGGGCATCCGCTGGGACAGCGATCATGTCGTCATCTTCGACGACGCGGTTCGATCGCTGGCCGAAGAGATCGTCGGCGGCCCGGGACTGGACAGAGTCCATCTGGCCTTGGATTATTTCGACGGAACCATGAACCGTATCGGGGCCTGGGTCCTGGGAGCCCGCGCGGTGCTGAAAGCCGTCTTGTCCGCGCTCCTTCTCCCCCGGGACCGGATCCTGGAAGCGGAACAAGCGGGCGATAATTTTCTCCGGCTGGCCCTTCGGGAGGAATCGAAGAGCCTGCCTTTCGCGGCGGTCTGGGACCGTCATTGCCGGAAGCACGGCGTTCCTCCCGGCGATCGTTGGATTCCAGACATCGCGGCCTACGAAAAACGCATTCTCGCCGATCGGGCATGA
- a CDS encoding HEAT repeat domain-containing protein, with amino-acid sequence MTEASQPDPVVQEPVSPRQFEKVREVVLCLSNAVSSLKVFPMDHQTVKQFIQDLTRKMTAYLKDHHQLDIAVKEFSFVFAGKSVYRDTTVIKSLPFFFFKDGLQTLFFYEGLDREEIQSFIEMIREEFIKPPEDADVVAAMWERDFVNIQFYAPDDFLEAKILEKQARPLEGPSAKELLEPKIDTARMTEGRIEMTDEDRRRAEYHPDGREEFTELPDLDVRTGAETDADEVDSIPDSDADWDDEEQHAVEQLLRENRTESQDEEFIELMMELLHMQTDPQEFQSALDSLVRFNLEQIQKRNFQAAILLIRKIRSLFDNLADRAPEKTARLNDFLRKITSEKTVAAMKDLVDRRVLDSSLDAFINYMIILGADALPLAADFYESIASEEVRWRLENYFMTSASRDLGTLVALANDRRPEYSREVIRLLGRQPDKRAIPQFALFLGFQNSEIKRDAVKALGEIDDELAEKILAGFLNDADEGVRVLAAWKMASLSDPIRLEKILGLVKSKPFRLVSPEEKTAVLALLGRTGTRECLETLRKLVRKRRFFRSPRQMEIRLTAIEALGNSPAPEAVEILETFAESGHRKIREACRRALDAREERS; translated from the coding sequence ATGACTGAAGCGTCACAACCCGATCCCGTCGTCCAGGAACCGGTTTCCCCCCGCCAATTTGAAAAAGTCAGGGAGGTCGTTCTCTGCCTGTCCAACGCGGTGTCTTCCCTGAAGGTCTTCCCGATGGATCACCAGACGGTCAAACAGTTCATCCAGGATCTGACCCGTAAAATGACCGCTTATCTCAAAGACCACCATCAACTTGACATCGCCGTCAAGGAATTTTCCTTTGTCTTTGCGGGAAAATCCGTTTACCGGGACACCACCGTCATCAAGAGCCTGCCGTTTTTCTTTTTCAAAGACGGCCTTCAGACGCTTTTTTTTTATGAGGGTCTCGATCGCGAGGAAATCCAGAGCTTCATCGAAATGATCCGTGAAGAATTTATCAAGCCGCCCGAGGATGCGGACGTCGTCGCGGCCATGTGGGAAAGGGATTTCGTCAACATTCAGTTCTATGCACCCGACGATTTTCTGGAAGCGAAAATCCTCGAGAAACAGGCCCGGCCTCTCGAAGGACCGTCGGCCAAGGAACTCCTCGAACCCAAGATCGACACGGCCCGAATGACGGAGGGGCGGATCGAAATGACGGACGAGGACAGAAGACGGGCGGAATACCACCCCGACGGTCGTGAGGAATTCACCGAACTTCCGGACCTGGATGTGCGCACGGGCGCGGAAACCGATGCCGACGAAGTCGACTCGATTCCCGATTCGGACGCCGATTGGGATGATGAGGAGCAGCATGCCGTCGAACAGCTCCTCCGAGAAAACCGGACGGAAAGCCAAGACGAGGAATTCATCGAACTCATGATGGAACTTCTCCATATGCAGACGGATCCCCAGGAGTTTCAATCCGCCCTCGACTCCCTGGTCCGATTCAACCTCGAACAGATTCAGAAACGCAATTTTCAGGCCGCGATTCTTCTCATCCGAAAAATCCGGAGTCTTTTCGACAATCTGGCCGACCGGGCTCCCGAAAAAACGGCCCGACTGAATGATTTTTTAAGAAAGATCACCTCGGAAAAAACCGTGGCGGCCATGAAGGATCTGGTCGACCGCCGAGTCCTCGACTCCTCCCTGGATGCCTTCATCAACTACATGATCATTCTCGGAGCTGACGCCCTCCCTCTGGCCGCGGATTTCTATGAATCGATCGCCTCCGAGGAGGTCCGCTGGCGGCTGGAAAACTATTTCATGACATCGGCTTCACGAGACCTGGGAACCCTGGTCGCCCTGGCCAATGACCGCCGGCCGGAATATTCCCGGGAGGTGATTCGTCTCCTGGGACGCCAGCCCGACAAACGGGCCATTCCCCAATTTGCGCTTTTCCTCGGTTTTCAAAACAGCGAAATCAAACGTGACGCCGTCAAAGCGCTGGGAGAGATCGACGACGAACTGGCGGAAAAGATTCTGGCGGGTTTTCTCAATGATGCCGACGAAGGCGTCCGAGTTCTGGCCGCCTGGAAAATGGCCTCTCTTTCCGATCCGATCCGCCTGGAAAAAATTCTCGGTCTTGTGAAATCCAAGCCTTTCCGCCTTGTGAGTCCGGAAGAAAAAACGGCCGTCCTGGCTCTGCTCGGCCGGACCGGAACCCGGGAATGCCTGGAAACCCTTCGGAAGCTTGTCAGGAAAAGAAGGTTTTTTCGCTCCCCCCGACAGATGGAAATCCGTTTGACCGCCATCGAAGCCTTGGGAAACTCGCCGGCGCCGGAGGCCGTCGAAATCCTGGAGACATTCGCCGAATCCGGGCATCGGAAAATCCGGGAGGCCTGCCGTCGCGCTCTGGATGCTCGAGAGGAGCGGTCATGA
- a CDS encoding HD domain-containing protein, giving the protein MTRDEHAANAMKGSARPSGDSQKYNRKGIEILFHFHSLIKTARLYHHNNIVFREQLWDLFKAISSVLQTGENAVFRLRRNMLFFNGHRIRFVLSGYPIFKFAVDLFRSREIGVLGFQRGLTVGELEILGTVLAEQGKKDRIPYEDTLRKIVEAGLEHTLLERLSPDDSEGHSEKAAVRVFFLSLIHLKEAFSGRERDEPFSVNTTRRLIQAICNNVANTEAFILGLTNIKNHDEYTLNHSVNVCMLSIALGRRLGLSKPEIVDLGISAFFHDIGKMATPIEILNKPARLDDREREIMERHSFQGVEKLMHLQRFQNLPLKAFHVALEHHIREDRGGYPRYFQKNNVNLFSKIVKVVDYFDAITTKRVYRSKVFTRAEALSNMAELSGAEFHPLILKTFITMMGTYPVGSLVSLDTGEIGIVFDLNMEKPYILRPRVKIIADSDGNKIDGPIADLSEKDPGTGRYLRTILMDLDPDKYGIRVPDYFLALAQN; this is encoded by the coding sequence ATGACCCGGGACGAACATGCCGCCAACGCCATGAAAGGTTCGGCACGCCCGTCCGGGGATTCCCAAAAATACAACCGGAAGGGCATTGAGATTCTCTTTCATTTCCATTCCCTGATCAAAACCGCCAGGCTCTATCATCACAACAATATCGTCTTTCGCGAGCAGCTCTGGGACCTGTTCAAGGCCATCTCCTCCGTTCTGCAAACAGGCGAAAACGCCGTTTTCCGCCTGCGCCGGAACATGCTGTTCTTCAACGGCCACCGGATCCGTTTCGTGCTGTCCGGCTATCCGATTTTCAAGTTCGCCGTGGACCTCTTCCGCAGCCGGGAAATCGGTGTTCTGGGTTTTCAAAGAGGCCTGACGGTCGGTGAACTTGAAATCCTGGGCACCGTCCTGGCCGAACAAGGGAAAAAAGACCGCATTCCCTATGAGGACACCCTGCGCAAAATCGTTGAGGCCGGCCTGGAACACACTCTGCTCGAGAGGCTTTCACCGGACGATTCCGAGGGCCACTCCGAAAAAGCCGCCGTCCGAGTCTTTTTCCTGAGCCTTATCCACCTCAAGGAAGCGTTCTCCGGCAGGGAACGAGACGAGCCTTTCAGCGTCAACACCACGCGAAGGCTGATTCAGGCCATCTGCAACAATGTGGCCAACACCGAAGCCTTCATCCTCGGACTCACCAACATCAAGAATCACGACGAATACACCCTGAACCACTCGGTGAATGTCTGCATGCTGTCCATCGCCCTGGGCCGGCGGCTCGGTCTGTCCAAGCCGGAAATCGTCGATCTCGGGATCTCCGCGTTTTTTCACGACATCGGCAAGATGGCCACGCCGATCGAGATTCTCAACAAGCCGGCCCGCCTGGACGACAGGGAAAGAGAGATCATGGAACGCCATTCCTTCCAGGGTGTGGAAAAGCTCATGCATCTGCAGCGATTTCAAAATCTGCCGCTCAAAGCCTTTCATGTCGCCCTGGAACACCATATCCGGGAGGACCGCGGAGGCTATCCCCGATACTTCCAGAAAAACAACGTGAATCTGTTCAGCAAGATCGTCAAGGTCGTGGATTATTTCGACGCCATCACCACCAAGAGGGTTTACCGGAGCAAGGTGTTCACCCGCGCGGAAGCCTTGAGCAACATGGCCGAGCTCTCCGGCGCGGAGTTTCATCCTCTCATCCTGAAGACCTTTATCACCATGATGGGCACTTATCCCGTGGGATCCCTCGTTTCTCTGGATACGGGGGAAATCGGGATCGTCTTCGACCTCAACATGGAAAAGCCGTATATCCTTCGTCCCCGGGTGAAAATCATCGCCGATTCCGACGGCAACAAAATCGACGGGCCGATTGCCGACCTGTCCGAAAAAGATCCCGGGACCGGCCGATACCTGCGAACCATTCTCATGGACCTCGATCCCGACAAATACGGGATTCGGGTTCCGGACTATTTCCTGGCCCTCGCCCAAAATTGA